ACCCTCTTTGTATATATCAGTAGATACGTTTCCTTTGGATCTTATCCGTTACTTAGCATTTACCAATTAGTTTGACTGTTTATGAACTTTAACGTCTAAAGGATGAAGAATCCGTTGATTAATGACAAATACAACAATGGAGTATTTATTACTTGGGAAATAGGAAATCAAATAGTCGGCAATTCCAAAAATAAAAGGATAACTGGATAAggatcatatatttatatcaaaccAAATCCcgtttctaaaatttataaaaatcgcACATTaatactttgaattttttttttttttgaaattcacaTGAGATAATATCCACTTAAATGTGTATAATAGAGGAAAGTAATCCTAAAAATGAAATAATCGGCGTTAAAAGAGGGTAAGATATCTTTATCCAACAATGGATAAGTAAATCTACCCTAATAGTAAACCTTGTGAAACACGTAACGCTGGTCCCAAGCACCAATCACTGATCTCACAAggtcataattaatattatgCAACGGACCAATCGAATATTTCGATATTAATTACTTACCAAATACGTTTTCCGGTAATGCGGATAATAacgattttaaaatagataaatcttttaaattttcatttaaattaattaaaccaAATGATCCTAACACTTGTATATAAACCCTCGACGCGATCCTTCGTTCTCCAAACACTTCTCATATCCAAAACTAATCTCTACTGTCAGATAAAACACACCCCGACCACAAATGGCAGCATCCAACGGCGAGAAAAGCTTGATCGTGAGCTTCGGTGAGATGCTCATCGACTTCGTTCCCACCGTCTCCGGCGTCTCACTCGCCGAGGCTCCTGGCTTCATCAAGGCCCCCGGTGGCGCACCTGCCAACGTCGCTATCGCCGTTTCTCGTCTCGGTGGTCGCGCTGCTTTTGTTGGAAAGCTCGGTGACGACGAGTTCGGTCACATGCTCGCCGGAATCTTGAAACAAAACGGTGTATCTGCCGAGGGAATCAACTTTGACACCGGAGCTAGGACGGCACTCGCGTTCGTGACGCTAAGATCCGACGGAGAACGTGAGTTCATGTTTTACCGGAACCCTAGCGCCGATATGCTCCTCCGTCCCGATGAGCTTAATCTCGATCTCATCAAATCTGTACGTTACGTTGACTTTTAAGTAACTATTGTATGTAACGGTTGTTGATAGACCTAACGTGGAGGTCAAGTTAGGTTAATAAAGTgctctgttttgttttggttttgtaacGGTTCTTGATAAATCTAACGTGGAGTTCAAGCTAGGTTGAAGAAGTGCTCtgatttgtattgttttttttgtgacaGGCTAAGGTGTTTCACTATGGATCAATAAGCCTCATCGTTGAGCCATGTAGATCAGCTCACCTGAAGGCCATGGAGGTGGCTAAAGAAGCTGGTGCGTTGCTCTCTTACGACCCAAACTTGAGGCTGCCTTTGTGGCCCTCGAAGGAGGAGGCTAAGAAGCAGATTCTTAGCATCTGGGACAAAGCTGAAGTGATCAAAGTCAGTGATGATGAGCTTATGTTTTTGACTGGATCTGATAACGTTGATGATGAGACAGCTTTGTCTCTGTGGCATGATAACTTGAAACTTCTCTTGGTCACTTTGGGTGAAAAGGGTTGTAAATATTACACCAaggtaaatgttttttttttaagtttcatgTCTTACTTAATAGTGTAACTTAAGCTGTGTTCTTGTGCTTGTGTGGTTACAGAGCTTCCATGGATCTGTTGATCCTTTCCATGTTAACACAGTGGATACAACTGGTGCTGGTGATTCATTTGTTGGTGCCTTGCTTAGCAACATTGTTGATGACAGCACTATTCTCGAGGTAACATATCAGATCAGTCTATGCGCTTTCTGAATCTTTGTGTTGATTATAGACCGTGTTCTTTCTTAACTACAGGAGGAAGCTCGTCTAAGAGAAGTGCTTAGGTTTGCTAATGCATGTGGAGCCATTACAACTACCAAGAAAGGAGCTATACCAGCTCTACCTACAGTGTCTGAGGTTCAGACTCTCCTCATTGGAAACTGATCTACAAGTCTGGATTTTGAATTTCACATTTCACATTTTACTTTTGCTTTTTGCTTTGGTTTGGTGTTCAGACAACTGTTTGATCCTGGTATCGACCTTTTTTTATTCAACTGTCTTAAGTGTCTTGTATTTTGTGTCACTTTAATTAATAAGAACTCGTTACCAAGTTTAATAGTGAAACTTGCAATAAATTGAAATCCTAAAGAACAATAAATTGCTTGAGGATAACATTCAGAAACTTGCAAGTTCAGTGATCCACAAATGTA
This Brassica napus cultivar Da-Ae chromosome C6, Da-Ae, whole genome shotgun sequence DNA region includes the following protein-coding sequences:
- the LOC106404813 gene encoding probable fructokinase-4, giving the protein MAASNGEKSLIVSFGEMLIDFVPTVSGVSLAEAPGFIKAPGGAPANVAIAVSRLGGRAAFVGKLGDDEFGHMLAGILKQNGVSAEGINFDTGARTALAFVTLRSDGEREFMFYRNPSADMLLRPDELNLDLIKSAKVFHYGSISLIVEPCRSAHLKAMEVAKEAGALLSYDPNLRLPLWPSKEEAKKQILSIWDKAEVIKVSDDELMFLTGSDNVDDETALSLWHDNLKLLLVTLGEKGCKYYTKSFHGSVDPFHVNTVDTTGAGDSFVGALLSNIVDDSTILEEEARLREVLRFANACGAITTTKKGAIPALPTVSEVQTLLIGN